In Dioscorea cayenensis subsp. rotundata cultivar TDr96_F1 chromosome 11, TDr96_F1_v2_PseudoChromosome.rev07_lg8_w22 25.fasta, whole genome shotgun sequence, a single genomic region encodes these proteins:
- the LOC120271983 gene encoding subtilisin-like protease 4, which produces MSTVFADHAAREDWHKSFLPVSTTTSPDEQRMVYSYANVISGFAARLTENEVKAMQSKDGFLEAYPDKTMKLKTTRSPEFLELNHHQHSVWKHTNYGKGIIIGVIDTGIIPNHPSFSDHGLPPPPKRWKGECKFSTASLCNNKLIGARVFLNGTTTATPIDEDGHGTHVASTAAGMFVHGANVLGQGNGTASGVAPFAHLAIYRVCNSDYCTFSDVLAGIDAAVEDGVDVLSISLGSGPLPFYKDVIAMGTLTAVERGVFVSCAGGNGGPMSGTLSNEAPWILTVAASTIDRSFRVKVKLGNGFELDGESIYQLDSSKPITFFPLVDAIANGNSNSKFCGNGSLHGMNVKGKIVVCETGGDITRIQKGVTVKNAGGFGMILVNSASGGATTDAEAHVLPASHVGYNEGLIIRSYINVSASPSSAFIFKGTMIGTSPAPVMASFSSRGPSIESHAILKPDITGPGMNILAAWPFDVGPHAQTSNDVYYFNVIAGTSMSTPHLSGVASLIKNAHPDWSPAMIKSAIMTTAYIQDDMGNPIHDQQGLPAGLFATGAGHVQPTKANDPGLVYDIDPVDYIAYLCGLRYKSKQVSIIAGRHIDCERVGSISASELNYPTIMVVLSGSNKTVTLRRKVKNVGEEGVYSVKVNAPKGVDVRVEPKRLQFKGINEEKSFTVSFNGGSIHGVGLVEGQLRWISGKRVVRSPICVVFD; this is translated from the coding sequence ATGAGCACTGTCTTTGCCGACCATGCAGCGCGTGAGGACTGGCATAAGTCCTTCTTGCCGGTGAGCACCACCACTAGTCCTGATGAGCAGAGGATGGTCTATTCTTATGCCAACGTGATTAGTGGATTTGCAGCAAGACTGACTGAGAATGAAGTGAAAGCAATGCAATCCAAGGATGGCTTTTTAGAGGCTTATCCGGATAAGACAATGAAGCTGAAGACTACTCGCTCACCGGAGTTTTTAGAGTTGAACCACCACCAGCATAGTGTTTGGAAGCATACAAACTATGGTAAAGGAATCATCATTGGAGTAATTGACACCGGAATCATACCCAATCACCCTTCTTTCTCCGATCATGGCCTTCCGCCACCACCGAAAAGATGGAAGGGTGAATGCAAGTTCAGTACTGCCTCACTCTGCAACAACAAGCTCATCGGAGCTAGAGTGTTCCTCAATGGAACGACAACCGCTACACCTATCGATGAAGACGGGCATGGCACTCATGTGGCAAGCACAGCCGCAGGGATGTTTGTTCATGGTGCCAATGTACTCGGCCAAGGCAATGGAACAGCTTCCGGCGTGGCACCCTTTGCTCATCTCGCCATTTACAGAGTTTGTAATTCAGATTATTGTACTTTTAGCGATGTGCTTGCCGGCATTGACGCCGCAGTGGAAGATGGTGTTGATGTGCTATCCATCTCCCTCGGCTCCGGCCCATTACCATTCTACAAAGATGTAATTGCGATGGGAACACTAACTGCTGTAGAAAGGGGAGTCTTTGTGAGCTGCGCCGGTGGTAACGGCGGGCCGATGAGTGGAACACTTTCTAATGAAGCACCGTGGATCCTCACCGTGGCGGCGAGCACTATCGACCGGAGTTTCAGAGTGAAGGTGAAGCTTGGTAATGGGTTTGAACTTGATGGTGAATCTATTTACCAGCTTGACTCATCTAAGCCTATCACCTTCTTCCCTCTTGTGGATGCCATTGCTAATGGCAACTCTAACTCCAAGTTTTGTGGCAATGGTTCACTCCATGGCATGAACGTCAAAGGCAAGATTGTTGTATGTGAGACAGGAGGAGATATTACTAGAATTCAAAAGGGTGTGACTGTGAAGAATGCCGGCGGCTTCGGTATGATACTTGTTAATTCGGCCTCCGGCGGTGCCACCACCGATGCCGAAGCTCATGTTCTTCCTGCATCACATGTAGGTTACAATGAAGGTTTGATAATAAGAAGCTATATCAATGTTTCGGCATCCCCTTCATCTGCATTCATCTTTAAAGGCACCATGATTGGAACCTCACCGGCTCCGGTGATGGCCTCATTCTCTTCCCGAGGACCGAGCATTGAGAGTCATGCCATACTTAAACCAGACATCACCGGCCCTGGCATGAACATTCTTGCGGCATGGCCCTTTGATGTCGGTCCGCATGCACAGACATCTAATGATGTTTACTACTTCAATGTGATTGCCGGCACATCAATGTCGACACCACATTTGAGTGGAGTTGCTTCTCTTATCAAAAATGCACACCCAGATTGGTCGCCGGCAATGATCAAGTCAGCAATCATGACAACCGCATACATACAAGATGATATGGGCAATCCAATTCATGATCAGCAAGGATTGCCTGCTGGTTTATTTGCTACCGGAGCCGGACATGTTCAACCGACAAAAGCTAATGATCCCGGTCTCGTTTACGACATTGATCCGGTCGATTACATAGCATATCTTTGTGGCTTAAGATACAAAAGCAAACAAGTTAGTATCATTGCAGGAAGACACATAGATTGTGAGAGAGTTGGAAGTATCTCTGCAAGTGAGCTGAACTATCCCACAATTATGGTGGTGCTGTCAGGATCAAATAAAACAGTAACCTTGAGACGCAAAGTGAAGAATGTTGGAGAGGAGGGAGTGTACAGTGTGAAGGTGAATGCACCAAAAGGAGTGGATGTTAGGGTTGAGCCAAAGAGGTTGCAATTTAAAGGCATAAATGAAGAGAAGAGCTTCACAGTGAGCTTCAATGGAGGTTCCATACATGGAGTTGGACTTGTAGAAGGGCAGCTTAGGTGGATCTCTGGCAAAAGAGTCGTGAGGAGTCCTATCTGTGTTGTCTTTGATTAG